The DNA region GCGGGTTGGCGCGGCGGGCGCCGCCCGGCCGGAGCCGGCACCTGCAGCCGCCGTGGCAGCGGGAGCCGCAGCCGGCGCCGTGGCCTGCCGCCCCTCCATCAAGGCCTTGATCTGCACGCGCGTCAGCGGCCCGCGCAGGTACGACATCGCCCAGCGGCTCTCGAAGACCACCGGCGCGTCCTCGTGCACGTTGTGCATCAGGAAGACGCGGTTGCCCAGCGCCGCGAGCGTGCGCTCCATCGCCCCGCGGTCGAATCGCGCGCCGCCCGCCGCGCCCTCGAGCCCCTCGAGCACGCGCTCCTTGTCGCGCTCGGTCTGCAGCCGCCCGATCAGCCACGTGCCGGTGTTGGCGAGGCCCTTGTAGTCCAGGTCAACGGGATTCTGCGTCGCGAGCACCACCCCGAGCCCGAAGGCGCGCGCCTGCTTGAGCAGCGAGAGCAGCGGCAGCTTCGACGGCGGGTTCGCCACCGGCGGGAAGTAGCCGAAGATCTCGTCCATGTACAGCAGGGCCCGCAGACTGGTCGTGCCGGACTGCGCGCGCATCCAGCCGAGCGTCTGCGTCAGCAGCAGCGAGACGAAGAACATCCGCTCCGCGTCGGAGAGGTGCGCGATGGAGACGACCGCCACGCGCGGCTTTCCCTCCGGCGTCCAGAGCAGCCGCCCCACGTCGAGCGCCTCGCCCTCGAGCCACGCGGAAGAGCCCGGGGAGGCGAGCAGGTTGTTGAGCGTCATCGCCAGCCCGAAGCGCTCCTTCGACGGGAAGAACGACTCGAGGTCGAAGACGCCGACGCGCTGCACCGGCGGCGACTGGATCTGCTGGATCACGCCCGCGAGGTCCAGGTCCTGCCCCTGCCGCCAGGCGTTCTCGAGGATCGTCGAGAGCAGGATGTGCTCGCGGCTCTTCACGGGATCGGCGTCGACGCCCACGAGCGCCAGCAGGCTCGTGGCCGTGGCCGCCACGCGCTCGCGCCGCGCGTCCCCGTCCTCGAGCACGGCCTTCTCCGGCGCCTGGAAGGACTTGAGGATCGACAGCGGGATGCCCGCGGTGCTCCCCGGCGTGTAGATGGCGAAATCGGCGGCCGCGCGCAGCCGGCGGATGCGCTCCCCGTCCTGCCCCCACTCGGCCAGCCCCTTCTTCCAGAGCGCCGCCTGGGCCTCGGCGTACTCCGCCGGGGCGACGCCCTTGCGGCGCGCGTCCTCCTCGTTGACCCACGGCGCGAAGTCGGCGCCGCGCAGCTCGGGGAACGTGAGCAGCAGGTTGCCGAGGTCGCCTTTCGGGTCGATGACGAGCGCGGGTACCCCGTCGATCGCCGCCTCTTCGAGCAGCGCGATGCACAGCCCGGTCTTGCCGCTGCCGGTCATGCCCACGCAGACCGCGTGCGTCACGAGATCGCGCGAGTCGTAGAGGACGAGGTCCTCCTGACGCTTCCTCGCCGCGAGGTCGTACTCCTTCCCGAGGTAGAACACGCCGAGCTTCTCGAAGTCCTGCATGGGGCGCCTCCCTGCCCGCGTCCTCGCGGTCGCGCACCATTCTCGCGCCGCCGCTGCCCCCGCGC from bacterium includes:
- a CDS encoding DUF87 domain-containing protein — protein: MQDFEKLGVFYLGKEYDLAARKRQEDLVLYDSRDLVTHAVCVGMTGSGKTGLCIALLEEAAIDGVPALVIDPKGDLGNLLLTFPELRGADFAPWVNEEDARRKGVAPAEYAEAQAALWKKGLAEWGQDGERIRRLRAAADFAIYTPGSTAGIPLSILKSFQAPEKAVLEDGDARRERVAATATSLLALVGVDADPVKSREHILLSTILENAWRQGQDLDLAGVIQQIQSPPVQRVGVFDLESFFPSKERFGLAMTLNNLLASPGSSAWLEGEALDVGRLLWTPEGKPRVAVVSIAHLSDAERMFFVSLLLTQTLGWMRAQSGTTSLRALLYMDEIFGYFPPVANPPSKLPLLSLLKQARAFGLGVVLATQNPVDLDYKGLANTGTWLIGRLQTERDKERVLEGLEGAAGGARFDRGAMERTLAALGNRVFLMHNVHEDAPVVFESRWAMSYLRGPLTRVQIKALMEGRQATAPAAAPAATAAAGAGSGRAAPAAPTR